CCTGTGATGACAATTACTTTATTCTTCATGACATTATTGATTATAGTGTTCATTGGTAAGCTGTTCCATTATCTTATTCTTTATGATATTATTGGCGATACTGGTGATCGGTAAGCTGTTCCATTATCTTATTCTTTATGACATTATTGGTGATCGGTTACCGGCTCCATTACCCCATCCTTCATAACATTATTGATGATACTGTTCATCCGTTGCCTGCTCCATTACCCTATTCCTCATAACATTATTGGTGACACTGGTGATCGGTTACCTGTTCCATTACCCCATCCTTCATGACATTATTGATAATACTGTTCATCCGTTACCTGCTCCATTACCCCATCCTTCATGACATTATTGACTATACTGTTCATCCGTAACCTGTTCCATCCAGTCTACCGGGGAACCGTTCAGTTTTTCCTGTATCGCAATATGACTCATGCCGGTGGTAGCGGTGGCACCATGCCAGTGTTTCTCGCCAGGGGCAAACCAAACCACATCACCGGGATGAATGTTTTCCCGGGGTCCACCTTCTTTCTGTACCCAGCCGCAACCAGCAGTCACGATCAATGTCTGACCCAGGGGGTGGGTATGCCATGCGGTGCGGGCACCGGGTTCGAAAGTGACCAGGGCCATGGCTACGCGGGCAGGATCGGGTGGATTGTTTAAAGGATCGATTCTAACGGAGCCGGTAAAGTAATCGGCCGGGCCTTTCCCTGATGGCTGAGTGCCAGTTCTGATGATTTCCATGACTGTTCTAACAATTTTTCAGGACACAAAGTTATGGCAGGGCGGGATAAGGGCTGAATGATATTCAAATAGATAGTTAAGGAAATCAAACTGCGGGCCTTCCAACCCAGATTAGCGGCTCAGCAAGGAGGGTGACCGCAGTATTTCCCGGGGATAACCCGTAGATAACCCGCCTCTTTAAAGATGCGGGATAAAGGCGGCTTATAGGCGGGTTATCTGCGGGTTATCTGCGGGATATCTCCCCTTTTTAGCTGTCTTAAAACAGGGCACAGTCAGCAAAAGGACCTGTAGGAGAATCTACCTTTTGAAGGATAGGAATTTCAAAATATCATATGCCTCCCATTTTAATCATTTGTTTAAATCAATAATTTAACTTTACTTTGTACCATCATGGAAGATAAGAGCATTTCAACGGAAGAAAAGATCAAAGCAGCCGCCAGGACTATTTTCACCAGGAAAGGGTATGCGGCTACCAAGACCCGTGATATTGCCGAAGAGGCTGGGCTGAACCTGGCCTTATTGAATTATTACTTCCGCAGCAAGGAAAAGCTGTTCGAGATCATCATGGCCGAAAACCTGAAGAAGCTATTCGGCATCCTGGCTCCGATCCTCAATGATAGCAGCAAAACACTGGAAGAAAAGCTCGCCAGCATGGCTGCCAACTATATTGACATGCTCTTTCAAAACCCGGACCTGCCCTTATTTGTGCTGAGTGAACTGAGGCAAAACCCCGGCTGGCTAAGGGAAACCCTGCATGTAGATAATTATGTGCTCGGCTCCCACCTCATGGTCCAGTTAAAAGAGAAAAAACCGGCCATCGACCCGGTCCAGTTCCTGATGTCATTCCTGGGCATGCTGATCTTCCCATTTGCCGCCCGGCCTATTTTGCAGGGCACCGCAGCGATCGACGATGCACAGTACAACCAGCTGATGGAAGAACGCAAAAAGCTGGTTCCCATGTGGATGAAATGCATGCTTGAATAAGCTGCATTTTTTTTGCCCCGGCCTTAATCATTTGATTAAATAATGTGTTTAAATATGAAATACTACCTCCTGCTCCTATTGTTTTCGCTGCCTGCACGGGGGCAATTGACGCTGCCCGATTGCCATCGGCTGGCGGAACAACACTATCCCCTCGCGAAAAGGTATGACCTGATCAGCAAATCGGCAGCCTACACCATCGACAACCTGAACAAGGGATACCTGCCGCAGTTCTCCGTAAACGCCCAGGCAAGCTATCAGTCTGCCGTAACACAGGTACCCATTAGCATCCCGGGCATCAACATCCCCACGATGAATAAGGACCAGTATAAGGCCACCGTACAGCTGGACCAGGTAATTTATGACGGCGGGGAAATTGCCACCCAAAAGGCCCTTCAAAAGAGCAATGAGCAGGTTTCCCGCCAGCAATTGCAGGCAGACCTCTATGCGCTCAAAGACCGTATTAACCAGCTCTATTTCGGCATCCTGCTGGCAGATGAACAACTGCAACAAAATGAGCTGATGCTGGCAGATCTTAAACTGGGCCTCAAAAAAACGCAGGCAGCATTGGACAATGGAACGGCTTTTCGCAGTAATGCAGATCTGATCAATGCAGAAATTCTCTCCACTGAACAACGCAATATTGAATTAACCAGTAGCCGGGAAGCCTATGCACGCATGCTCTCCCTGTTCATCGGGCAGCCTGTGGACACACTTGAAAAACCCGCAGCACTAACCATCAGCGACAGCATTCACCGCCCGGAACTGCTCTCTTTTGACGCCCAGCAAAGCACCTTATTGCTACAGCACCAGTTATTGAAAGTAAGCACCCGGCCTAAAGTTGGGTTTTATATCCAGGGAGGCTATGGCCGCCCGGGATTGAATATGCTGGATAATAGTTTCCAGGCTTATTACCTGGGAGGGGTCCGCCTCAGCTGGTCGCCTTCTGCATTCTATACCTTGAAAAAGAAAAGGGCGCAGCTCCTCGTGAACGAACAGGAAATAGCAGTGCAAAAAGAAACCTTCCTGTTTAATACAGCCGTGACCGTGCAACAGGAGTCTGCTGCGGTGAACAAATACCAGCAATTAATGAGTGCTGATGAAGCAATCATCAAACTACGCAACCAGGTTAAAACCGCTGCCATTGCCCAACTGGAGAATGGAGTGATCACCGGCAATGATTTCCTTAAAGAAGTGAATGACGAAAATCTGGCCAGACAAAATAAGTCGCTGCATGAAATGCAATGGCTGCTCTCACAATATAATCAACAAACGACAACAGGTAATCTATGAAAAGCAATCTCACTATACTGATATTAGGCCTGGCTGCCATCACAGCCTGCAATAACAAAGAAGCCGCTTACGACGCATCCGGTACTTTCGAAGCAGTAGAAACCATCGTGTCTGCGGAAGCATCCGGCAATATCAAAACACTCGATATTGAAGAAGGACAGGTGTTAAAAGCCGGCCAGGTTGTGGCGTATATCGACAGCGTTCAACTCATCTTAAAGAAAAAACAATTACAGGCACAGGTGAGTGCTGTCCTCAGCGGAAGACCCGATATCTCTGCGCAGACAGCTGCCTTGCAGGAACAACTGAAACAGGCTGAAAGAGAAAGAGACCGCACAGAGAACCTGCTCAAAGCAGATGCCGCTACCCGCAAGCAACTGGACGATGCGGTGTCACAGGTGGCCATTGTCAAAAAACAAATCGCTGCTACACAATCTTCTCTTGGCATTACCACTGCCAACCTGAAAGATCAGACAGCTCCACTGGAAGCACAGATCCAACAGATCGATGACCAGCTGCAGAAATGCAGACTGACGAACCCTGTTGACGGCACCGTGCTCACCAAGTATGCCGAAGCAGGTGAAGTAACCAGCCCAGGCAAAGCCATATACAAGATCGCCGCCCTGAATACAATCATTTTAAGAGCTTACCTCACAGGCGATCAGTTGCCCCATGTCAAAACCGGCCAGCAGGTAAAGGTATTGGTGGATGATACAAAAGATGCTTATAAAACCTATACTGGTACCATTGAATGGATCAGCAATAAAGCAGAGTTCACACCCAAGACCATTCAGACCAAAGATGAAAGAGCCAACCTCGTTTATGCAATCAAAGTGCGCATTAACAATGATGGCTATCTGAAAATCGGGATGTACGGAGAGGTAAAACTATAAGGTATGGATGCTGTCATCGTAAATGGAATACGTAAAGTATACCAGGATAAAACAGCAGTGGATGATGTATCCTTTGCTGTAAAAAAAGGAGAATTGTTTGGCCTGATAGGTCCGGATGGCGCGGGCAAGACAAGTATCTTCAGGATGCTGACGACCCTCCTGCTGCCGGATGGCGGATCTGCCACTGTAGATGGTTTGGATGTAGTCAAAGACTACAAGGCCATTCGCAAACTGGCGGGTTATATGCCGGGAAAATTCTCGCTGTACCAGGACCTGACAGTGGAAGAGAACCTGAACTTCTTTGCCACTGTATTCAAAACCACGGTCAAAGAGAATTACGATTTGATTAAGGACATCTATATACAGATCGAACCCTTCAAAAAAAGAAGGGCAGGCAAACTATCCGGTGGTATGAAGCAAAAGCTGGCCCTGTGCTGTGCGCTGATCCACCGTCCTACGGTATTGTTTTTAGATGAGCCTACGACAGGCGTAGATCCTGTATCCAGGAAGGAATTCTGGGAAATGCTGCGCAAACTGAAGGAACAACAGATTACGATTATTGTATCTACCCCTTATATGGACGAAGCAGATCTGTGTGACAGGATTGCCCTGATCCAGGATGGAAAGATCCTGTCTATCGACACACCGGCGGCTATTGTAGCGGCTTTCCCGGATCAGCTATATGCCGTCAAAGCAGACCAGATGCACCGGTTATTGAAGGTACTGCAGGGGTCTGCACTTGTAAAAAGCAGTTATGCTTTTGGTGAATATGCGCATGTGACCTTTGATGGAGACCTGCGGCAGGAGCTGGATGCACAGGGGCTTACAGGCATCGAAATACAACCCACACCTGTTACTATTGAGGACTGTTTTATTAAACTCTTAAATGAAAAACAGTGATCGAAACAGATAAACTAACCAAACGCTTTGGCGATTTCGTTGCCACCAATGAGATCACTTTCGAAGTGGAGAAAGGTGAAATATTCGGCTTTCTTGGTGCCAATGGTGCAGGAAAAACTACCGCTATGCGCATGCTTTGCGGGCTCTCTATTCCCAGCTCTGGCAATGCGACCATCGCAGGATTCGATGTCTACAAACAAACAGAACAGATCAAGCAAAACATCGGGTACATGAGCCAGAAGTTCTCGCTGTATGAAGATCTGACGGTAGCAGAAAACATCCGCTTCTTCGGTGGTATTTATGGCCTGAGCAATCAACAGCTAAAGACCAAAAGCCAGCAACTCATTCATGACTTAGGTCTTGAAAAAGAAGCGAAGAAACTGGTCGGTTCCCTCCCACTCGGCTGGAAACAAAAACTGTCTTTTTCTATTGCTGTATTACATGAACCGAAGATCGTTTTCCTGGATGAACCAACCGGGGGTGTAGATCCTATTACCCGCAGGCAGTTCTGGAACCTGATCTATGATGCGGCCGACAGGGGTGTGACGGTTTTTGTGACCACCCACTACATGGATGAAGCAGAGTATTGCAACCGCATTTCTATCATGGTGGATGGGCGGATCAAAGCCCTGGATACACCCCGCAATTTAAAGAACACTTATCATGCAGAAAGCATGGATGAAGTCTTTTACGCGCTGGCCCGCAGTGCTAAACGTAGCGAATGACATGAAACAGTTATATACTTTTATCAGGAAGGAATTTGCCCATGTATTGCGAGACAGGAAGACACTCCTGATCCTCTTTGGCCTGCCGATCGTACAGATCCTCATCTTTGGTTTTGCGCTGACGAATGAAGTCCGCAATGCGAAGATCGTGATCTTTGACCAGGCACAGGATGTGGCTTCGCAACAACTGATCAGTAAGATCAAAGCCAGCAGGTATTTTGATATAGCCTATGCCGTGATGGACCGGGCAGGTATTGAAGCTGCTTTCAAAAAAGGCGATATCCGGCTGGCGGTCATTTTCCCGCAGGGGTTTAACAATGATTTGCTACATGCACATCATGCGCAGATCCAGGTGATCGCGGATGCGGCAGATCCGAATACGGCCACTACGCTGACCAGTTATATCACTTCGATCATACAGGACTACACGGCGACGCAGGAGCCCTACCAGATCTCGCCGCAGATCCGGTTCCTGTATAACCCGCAACTAAAAGGTGCGCCGAACTTTGTACCGGGTGTGATGTCACTCGTACTCATGCTGGTATGTGTGATGATGACAGCTGTTTCGATCGTGCGTGAAAAAGAAACAGGAACCATGGAAGTCTTGCTGGTATCGCCTTTTAGTCCGCTGATGGTGATCATTTCCAAAGCCATCCCTTACCTGCTGCTTTCACTCATCAACGTGACGACGATTTTGCTGCTCAGCACCTTTGTATTGCAATTGCCTATCAACGGAAGCATCCCTTTACTCTTTGCAGAAAGTACCTTATTCATCATCACCTGCCTCACACTGGGCATCTTTATATCAGTAAAGACCAATTCACAGCAGGTAGCCATGCTCATTTCCCTGATGGGAATGATGCTGCCTACCATCCTCTTTAGCGGCTTTATGTTCCCGGTGGAGAACATGCCCCTCCCCTTGCAGCTGATCAGCAATGTAGTGCCTTCTAAATGGTATTACAATATCGTAAAGGCAATCATGATCAAGGGGCTTGGATTCTCCGCCATCTGGAAAGAGACCCTGATCCTGGCAGGGATTACAGTGGTACTATTATTCGTGAGCTTTAAAAGTTTTAAAATCAGGTTATCATGAGAACGATCCGGTTTTTATTACAAAAGGAATTCAGGCAGATCTTCCGCAATCGTTCCATTCTGATAATGGTACTGTTCATGCCTGTGATGCAGTTGTTTATCCTGCCATTGGCGGCGAATTATGAAGTAAGGAATATAAACCTGGCCATCATTGACAATGACCACTCTTCCTATTCGCAAAAACTGATCAGCAAGATTACGGCTTCGGGCTACTTCAGGCTGACGGGTTATGTGTTTTCATATAAGGAGGCCCTGCATTTAATTGAGCAGGACAAAGCAGACCTTTTACTGGAGATACCACATGGTTTTGAAAGGAACCTGGTCAGGAATAATCATGAGCAATTGTTTGTAGCGGTCAATGCGATCAATGGTACCAAAGCCAGTCTGGGCGGGGTATACCTGAGCAATGTGATCCGGGATGACAACAATGAGATCCGTTTACAACTGGTAGCACCGGCACGTTTTCAGTCACAACCAACAGTGGAGATTGCAACGTCTAACTGGTATAATCCTTACCTCGACTATCACCTGTTTATGGTACCGGGTATACTCGCTGTGCTGGTAACGATGATTGGCGGCTTTCTAACGGCATTGAATATAGTAAAAGAAAAAGAGGTGGGCACTATTGAGCAGATCAATGTAACGCCTATTAAAAAGCACCATTTCATACTGGGTAAGCTGATTCCATTCTGGGTACTGGGGAACGTGGTATTTACCCTTGGCCTGATTGTAGCCAGGGTGGCCTATGGCATTGTGCCGGCGGGGAATCTCTTTCTCCTGTATAGTTTTATCTGGGTGTACCTGCTGGCGGTATTAGGGTTTGGTCTCCTGGTATCTACTTATTGCGATACGCAGCAGCAGGCGATGTTCATTATGTTTTTCTTCATCATGATCTTCATTTTAATGGGAGGGCTCTTTACTTCAATTGACAGTATGCCTGACTGGGCACAGGTGGTGACACGATTCAACCCGGTGAGTTATCTCATCGAAGTGATGCGCATGATTGTACTGAAAGGTAGTGGCGTGCGGGATGTACTGCCTAAACTGGGTGTGATATTGTGTTTTGCTTTTGTGCTGAATACCTGGGCTGTGCTGAACTACCGGAAGACTAATTAAAAGGATCGGAGAAGCGCGGATCACTGGTAAATGTAGAATCGGTAAGCATGTGCAGGAACGAGATGATATCAGATTTATCTGTAGCAGAAAAGGTGAATGGGCGTCTTAGAAAGGGAGACAATGTAGCAGAAGATATGATGTGCTCATTGTAATGATCCAATACTTCTTCAAGGGTCTTAAAGCGGCCATCATGCATATAAGGAGCTGTGAGGGCGATATTGCGCAGACTGGTCACCCTAAAATTGCCTTTATCCCCTTCCAGGTCTGTGAGGGTACGGCGGCCTTCATCTTTAAAAAGGCTATCCAGGCCATTGTTGGCAAACAGGTTGCTATAGGTCTTTGGTCCGCCATGACAATGGCTGCAGGCGCCGCTATAGAACAGGTCTATACCATGTTGTTCGGCAGGACTCGGTTTGTATGTGCCTTGCAGGTATTGATCATAGCGGGAATGATCAGAGATGAGTGTGCGTTCGAACTGGGCGATGGCTTTTACGATAAGATCACCAGTAATGCTGTCTTTGCCAAAGGCTGCTTTAAAAAGGGGTTTGTAAGCAGCTAGTTTGGGGATCGTGGTTTCCAATGGCTGGCCCATCTCATGCGCGCTGGTCATGGGTACCAGGGCCTGTTCTTCCAGGGAGCTGGCGCGTCCATCCCAGAAATAGTATTTCACCCACAGCATGTTTTCAATGGCCATGGTATTGCGGGGCTGCAACGTACCATCGTGGCCCAGGCTGAATGTCTTGCCATCAGTAAAGGCCAGCTTTTGCTGGTGGCAGGTACCGCAGCTCATTTTAT
This window of the Chitinophaga sancti genome carries:
- a CDS encoding TetR/AcrR family transcriptional regulator, producing MEDKSISTEEKIKAAARTIFTRKGYAATKTRDIAEEAGLNLALLNYYFRSKEKLFEIIMAENLKKLFGILAPILNDSSKTLEEKLASMAANYIDMLFQNPDLPLFVLSELRQNPGWLRETLHVDNYVLGSHLMVQLKEKKPAIDPVQFLMSFLGMLIFPFAARPILQGTAAIDDAQYNQLMEERKKLVPMWMKCMLE
- a CDS encoding HlyD family secretion protein, with the protein product MKSNLTILILGLAAITACNNKEAAYDASGTFEAVETIVSAEASGNIKTLDIEEGQVLKAGQVVAYIDSVQLILKKKQLQAQVSAVLSGRPDISAQTAALQEQLKQAERERDRTENLLKADAATRKQLDDAVSQVAIVKKQIAATQSSLGITTANLKDQTAPLEAQIQQIDDQLQKCRLTNPVDGTVLTKYAEAGEVTSPGKAIYKIAALNTIILRAYLTGDQLPHVKTGQQVKVLVDDTKDAYKTYTGTIEWISNKAEFTPKTIQTKDERANLVYAIKVRINNDGYLKIGMYGEVKL
- a CDS encoding (R)-mandelonitrile lyase, with product MEIIRTGTQPSGKGPADYFTGSVRIDPLNNPPDPARVAMALVTFEPGARTAWHTHPLGQTLIVTAGCGWVQKEGGPRENIHPGDVVWFAPGEKHWHGATATTGMSHIAIQEKLNGSPVDWMEQVTDEQYSQ
- a CDS encoding ABC transporter ATP-binding protein, whose product is MIETDKLTKRFGDFVATNEITFEVEKGEIFGFLGANGAGKTTAMRMLCGLSIPSSGNATIAGFDVYKQTEQIKQNIGYMSQKFSLYEDLTVAENIRFFGGIYGLSNQQLKTKSQQLIHDLGLEKEAKKLVGSLPLGWKQKLSFSIAVLHEPKIVFLDEPTGGVDPITRRQFWNLIYDAADRGVTVFVTTHYMDEAEYCNRISIMVDGRIKALDTPRNLKNTYHAESMDEVFYALARSAKRSE
- a CDS encoding ABC transporter permease produces the protein MKQLYTFIRKEFAHVLRDRKTLLILFGLPIVQILIFGFALTNEVRNAKIVIFDQAQDVASQQLISKIKASRYFDIAYAVMDRAGIEAAFKKGDIRLAVIFPQGFNNDLLHAHHAQIQVIADAADPNTATTLTSYITSIIQDYTATQEPYQISPQIRFLYNPQLKGAPNFVPGVMSLVLMLVCVMMTAVSIVREKETGTMEVLLVSPFSPLMVIISKAIPYLLLSLINVTTILLLSTFVLQLPINGSIPLLFAESTLFIITCLTLGIFISVKTNSQQVAMLISLMGMMLPTILFSGFMFPVENMPLPLQLISNVVPSKWYYNIVKAIMIKGLGFSAIWKETLILAGITVVLLFVSFKSFKIRLS
- a CDS encoding cytochrome-c peroxidase is translated as MKALFLITGFVIGLFCINGPRPYHIDYPAYFGGNVFQPEDNPTTIEGVELGRRLFYDTRLSANNKMSCGTCHQQKLAFTDGKTFSLGHDGTLQPRNTMAIENMLWVKYYFWDGRASSLEEQALVPMTSAHEMGQPLETTIPKLAAYKPLFKAAFGKDSITGDLIVKAIAQFERTLISDHSRYDQYLQGTYKPSPAEQHGIDLFYSGACSHCHGGPKTYSNLFANNGLDSLFKDEGRRTLTDLEGDKGNFRVTSLRNIALTAPYMHDGRFKTLEEVLDHYNEHIISSATLSPFLRRPFTFSATDKSDIISFLHMLTDSTFTSDPRFSDPFN
- a CDS encoding TolC family protein, whose translation is MKYYLLLLLFSLPARGQLTLPDCHRLAEQHYPLAKRYDLISKSAAYTIDNLNKGYLPQFSVNAQASYQSAVTQVPISIPGINIPTMNKDQYKATVQLDQVIYDGGEIATQKALQKSNEQVSRQQLQADLYALKDRINQLYFGILLADEQLQQNELMLADLKLGLKKTQAALDNGTAFRSNADLINAEILSTEQRNIELTSSREAYARMLSLFIGQPVDTLEKPAALTISDSIHRPELLSFDAQQSTLLLQHQLLKVSTRPKVGFYIQGGYGRPGLNMLDNSFQAYYLGGVRLSWSPSAFYTLKKKRAQLLVNEQEIAVQKETFLFNTAVTVQQESAAVNKYQQLMSADEAIIKLRNQVKTAAIAQLENGVITGNDFLKEVNDENLARQNKSLHEMQWLLSQYNQQTTTGNL
- a CDS encoding ABC transporter permease, with amino-acid sequence MRTIRFLLQKEFRQIFRNRSILIMVLFMPVMQLFILPLAANYEVRNINLAIIDNDHSSYSQKLISKITASGYFRLTGYVFSYKEALHLIEQDKADLLLEIPHGFERNLVRNNHEQLFVAVNAINGTKASLGGVYLSNVIRDDNNEIRLQLVAPARFQSQPTVEIATSNWYNPYLDYHLFMVPGILAVLVTMIGGFLTALNIVKEKEVGTIEQINVTPIKKHHFILGKLIPFWVLGNVVFTLGLIVARVAYGIVPAGNLFLLYSFIWVYLLAVLGFGLLVSTYCDTQQQAMFIMFFFIMIFILMGGLFTSIDSMPDWAQVVTRFNPVSYLIEVMRMIVLKGSGVRDVLPKLGVILCFAFVLNTWAVLNYRKTN
- a CDS encoding ABC transporter ATP-binding protein; the protein is MDAVIVNGIRKVYQDKTAVDDVSFAVKKGELFGLIGPDGAGKTSIFRMLTTLLLPDGGSATVDGLDVVKDYKAIRKLAGYMPGKFSLYQDLTVEENLNFFATVFKTTVKENYDLIKDIYIQIEPFKKRRAGKLSGGMKQKLALCCALIHRPTVLFLDEPTTGVDPVSRKEFWEMLRKLKEQQITIIVSTPYMDEADLCDRIALIQDGKILSIDTPAAIVAAFPDQLYAVKADQMHRLLKVLQGSALVKSSYAFGEYAHVTFDGDLRQELDAQGLTGIEIQPTPVTIEDCFIKLLNEKQ